From Leopardus geoffroyi isolate Oge1 chromosome B4, O.geoffroyi_Oge1_pat1.0, whole genome shotgun sequence, a single genomic window includes:
- the LOC123591892 gene encoding translation initiation factor IF-2-like — protein sequence MSPAPPAPRPTFRVGPWPPIFRRFTNTTGTSVSEVSSESALSRPLASSAAQKQRGARVSLAAPGRGGKCTAGAGLPRPRPRRPLPRPRARAPLPAHLRAEAAGSPAASRTRGPAALKSWRPRRTRRPESRGRAEGSHQPTRAGRSLPSPGSASTDPRDTMNAARKSTALHQASPLLRHTSKHPFPWFEAHPTDGCPRPQPRSPRGWQPYPSFWVPTAYVKGSAGSPGSSGGRPPTFRSEALRRHCERLLQTEGKGGGLPAATRSHALLGAGCRAARVRMTKQKSTPVQPWRLRQRA from the exons ATgtcccccgcgccccccgccccccgccctacCTTCAGGGTTGGACCATGGCCTCCTATCTTTCGCCGCTTCACAAACACCACCGGCACGTCGGTTTCCGAGGTCAGCTCCGAGAGCGCTCTCTCCAGGCCCCTGGCGTCCTCTGCGGCACAAAAGCAGAGAGGGGCGCGGGTCAGTCTCGCCGCCCCGGGCCGCGGCGGGAAGTgcacggcgggggcggggcttccGCGTCCCCGACCGCGCCGCCCCCTGCCTCGGCCCAGGGCCCGAGCCCCTCTCCCCGCACACCTGCGCGCGGAGGCCGCAGGGTCCCCGGCCGCCTCCCGCACCCGAGGTCCCGCCGCGCTCAAATCCTGGCGGCCTCGCCGGACCAGACGCCCCGAATCCCG AGGGCGAGCGGAAGGAAGCCACCAGCCGACAAGGGCCGGCCGGTCTCTCCCCAGCCCAGGCTCGGCTTCCACCGACCCACGCGACACAATGAACGCGGCCCGCAAGAGCACCGCCTTACACCAAGCTTCACCCCTACTCAGACACACCTCAAAACATCCCTTTCCGTGGTTCGAAGCGCACCCGACAGACGGCTGCCCACGTCCCCAGCCTCGCAGCCCCAGAGGCTGGCAGCCCTACCCGAGTTTCTGGGTCCCCACCGCTTACGTGAAGGGGAGCGCCGGATCACCAGGCTCTTCTGGAGGGCGGCCCCCCACCTTCCGCTCGGAGGCACTGCGGAGACACTGCGAGAGACTGCTGCAAACCGAGGGGAAGGGTGGCGGGCTCCCCGCCGCCACGAGAAGCCACGCCCTGCTCGGAGCGGGCTGCCGGGCCGCCAGAGTCAGAATGACAAAGCAGAAATCCACTCCGGTGCAGCCCTGGCGACTACGCCAACGGGCTTAG